In the genome of Tropicibacter oceani, one region contains:
- a CDS encoding helix-turn-helix transcriptional regulator: MLRGRELVFADDTPHLEGLIERLERAEGLDDLQGVIEVLRDAFKVDHLIYHWVNSNGDQYGCGTYDMDWVNRYVEKGYLRVDPVIAGCYQRFHPVDWKQLDWSSKAARAFMQEAITYGVGNQGYSIPIRGPNGQFAHFTLSHSCNDEEWEAFTTRHRRDLILIAHSFNQKALEFEPGRKPESSQPLSPREIEAMTLLATGHNRAQAADALSISEHTLRVYVESARHKLGAMNTTHAVARALSRGLIVV, translated from the coding sequence ATGTTGAGGGGACGGGAATTGGTGTTTGCGGACGACACACCGCACTTGGAAGGACTGATCGAACGGTTGGAGCGCGCTGAAGGTCTGGATGACCTGCAGGGCGTTATCGAGGTCCTGCGTGATGCGTTCAAGGTTGACCACCTGATTTATCATTGGGTCAACAGTAACGGAGACCAGTATGGTTGCGGCACTTATGATATGGATTGGGTCAACAGGTATGTCGAAAAGGGCTATCTGCGCGTCGATCCCGTCATTGCCGGCTGTTACCAGCGCTTCCATCCCGTGGATTGGAAGCAGCTTGACTGGTCAAGCAAGGCGGCCCGCGCTTTCATGCAAGAGGCCATCACCTACGGCGTAGGAAACCAGGGATATTCGATCCCGATCCGCGGGCCGAATGGGCAGTTCGCCCATTTCACCCTTAGCCACAGTTGCAACGACGAAGAATGGGAGGCGTTCACAACCAGACACCGCCGGGATCTGATCCTGATCGCGCACTCATTCAATCAAAAGGCGCTTGAGTTCGAGCCTGGCCGCAAGCCGGAAAGCTCTCAGCCCCTGTCCCCCCGCGAGATCGAGGCAATGACCCTCCTGGCGACAGGCCATAACCGGGCACAGGCGGCCGACGCCCTGTCCATTTCGGAACATACATTGCGGGTTTACGTGGAAAGCGCGCGCCACAAGCTGGGCGCGATGAACACGACTCATGCGGTGGCACGGGCCCTCAGTAGAGGTTTGATCGTGGTGTAG
- the ccrA gene encoding crotonyl-CoA carboxylase/reductase encodes MALDTQTGIAQYDAPEKDLYEIGEMPPLGYVPKKMYAWNIRRERHGDPDKSFQVEVVDTWDVDSHEVLVLVMAAGVNYNGVWAGKGVPISPFDVHGQDYHIAGSDASGIVWKVGDKVKNWKVGDEVVIHCNQDDGDDEECNGGDPMFSPSQRIWGYETGDGSFAQFTRVQAQQLMPRPKHLTWEEAACYTLTLATAYRMLFGHHPHELKPGQNVLVWGASGGLGSYAIQLANTAGANAIGVISDESKRQFVMDQGAKGVINRKDFNCWGQLPTVNTPEYNEWLKEARKFGKAIWEITGKGVSVDMVFEHPGEATFPVSTLVVKKGGIVVICAGTSGFNCTFDVRYMWMHQKRLQGSHFANLKQAASANRLMIERRLDPCMSEVFPWEDIPAAHMKMMRNEHKPGNMAVLVQAPKTGLRTFEDALEARK; translated from the coding sequence ATGGCTCTGGACACGCAAACGGGGATCGCCCAGTACGACGCGCCGGAAAAAGACCTCTATGAGATCGGCGAAATGCCGCCCCTCGGCTATGTTCCCAAGAAAATGTATGCTTGGAACATCCGCCGCGAGCGTCACGGCGATCCGGACAAATCCTTTCAGGTCGAAGTGGTCGACACCTGGGACGTCGACAGCCACGAGGTGCTGGTCCTGGTGATGGCGGCGGGCGTCAACTATAATGGCGTCTGGGCCGGCAAGGGCGTTCCGATCAGCCCCTTTGACGTGCATGGTCAGGATTACCACATCGCCGGGTCCGATGCCTCGGGCATCGTCTGGAAAGTCGGCGACAAGGTGAAGAACTGGAAAGTGGGCGACGAGGTCGTGATCCACTGCAACCAGGACGACGGCGACGACGAAGAGTGCAACGGCGGCGATCCGATGTTCTCGCCCAGCCAGCGGATCTGGGGCTACGAGACGGGCGACGGCTCCTTTGCCCAGTTCACCCGTGTGCAGGCCCAGCAGCTGATGCCGCGCCCCAAGCACCTGACCTGGGAAGAGGCCGCTTGCTATACCCTGACGCTGGCCACCGCCTACCGGATGCTGTTCGGCCATCACCCGCACGAGCTCAAGCCCGGGCAGAACGTCCTGGTCTGGGGCGCCTCGGGCGGCCTGGGGTCCTATGCGATCCAGCTGGCCAACACGGCGGGCGCCAATGCGATCGGCGTGATTTCGGACGAAAGCAAACGCCAGTTCGTCATGGACCAAGGTGCCAAGGGCGTCATCAACCGCAAGGATTTCAACTGCTGGGGGCAGCTGCCCACGGTGAACACGCCCGAATACAACGAGTGGCTCAAAGAGGCGCGCAAGTTCGGCAAGGCGATCTGGGAGATCACCGGCAAGGGCGTCAGCGTCGACATGGTGTTCGAACACCCGGGCGAAGCGACATTCCCCGTCTCCACGCTGGTGGTGAAGAAAGGCGGGATCGTCGTGATCTGCGCCGGCACCTCGGGGTTCAACTGCACCTTTGACGTGCGCTACATGTGGATGCACCAGAAGCGTCTGCAGGGGTCGCACTTTGCCAACCTCAAGCAGGCTGCCTCGGCTAACCGTCTGATGATCGAGCGGCGCCTTGATCCCTGCATGTCCGAGGTCTTTCCCTGGGAGGACATCCCGGCGGCGCACATGAAGATGATGCGCAACGAGCACAAGCCCGGAAACATGGCGGTTCTGGTTCAGGCCCCCAAGACCGGACTGCGGACCTTTGAGGATGCGCTCGAAGCGCGCAAGTAA
- a CDS encoding 1-acyl-sn-glycerol-3-phosphate acyltransferase: MTHPVTLPLWLFVLILLFAAVTFASHFLFPSVRWFFRRRMERAVARLNTRLQRPIQPFKMLRRYDLIQRLCYDPDVTQAIVDYARDTGVREDVAFEKARRYAREIVPSFSAFAYFGWGVRAARLLSNALYRVRLGHHDPRELAGVDPDATVIFIMNHRSNMDYVLVTHLAADRTTLSYAVGEWAQVWPLSRLIRSLGAYFIRRNSRDGLYRMVLRRYVQMAAAAGVTQAIFPEGGLSLDGALRQPKLGLISYILEDLDMEARDVVFVPVALNYDRVLEDNVLIAKLSSGADRFGASITHILTAVFKQLWLRLTGRFHRFGYAAVSFGKPLSLRENSGIARDPEALSHTLMDRVAEIVPVLPVPLVAHVLMQGPASKVVLAERFEAALGTLAPSHVHLPRNDPAYALDFGLRALMQRGAVIDQTGTYVIPHETRTIVTFYANSIAHLFPPKG; this comes from the coding sequence ATGACGCATCCCGTGACGCTCCCGCTCTGGCTTTTCGTTCTGATCCTGCTTTTTGCAGCGGTCACTTTCGCGTCCCACTTTCTGTTCCCGTCGGTGCGCTGGTTCTTTCGGCGGCGGATGGAGCGCGCGGTCGCCCGGTTGAACACCCGGCTGCAACGTCCGATCCAGCCGTTCAAGATGCTGCGGCGCTACGATCTGATCCAGCGCCTGTGCTATGATCCGGACGTCACCCAGGCGATTGTCGATTACGCCCGCGACACCGGCGTGCGCGAAGACGTGGCCTTTGAAAAGGCGCGCCGCTATGCGCGCGAAATCGTGCCGTCCTTTTCGGCCTTTGCCTATTTCGGCTGGGGGGTGCGGGCGGCGCGGCTTTTGTCGAATGCGCTGTACCGGGTCAGGCTGGGCCATCACGATCCGCGCGAACTGGCCGGGGTCGATCCTGACGCCACCGTGATCTTCATCATGAACCATCGTTCGAACATGGATTACGTGCTGGTCACGCATCTGGCCGCCGACCGCACGACGCTGTCCTATGCGGTGGGCGAATGGGCGCAGGTCTGGCCCTTGTCGCGGCTGATCCGGTCGTTGGGGGCCTATTTCATCCGGCGCAATTCGCGCGACGGGCTGTATCGCATGGTGCTGCGGCGTTATGTGCAGATGGCCGCCGCGGCCGGGGTCACGCAGGCAATCTTTCCCGAAGGCGGGCTGAGCCTGGACGGTGCCCTGCGCCAGCCCAAGCTGGGCCTGATCAGCTATATCCTCGAAGATCTGGACATGGAGGCGCGGGACGTGGTCTTTGTTCCGGTGGCGCTGAACTATGACCGCGTGCTCGAAGACAACGTTCTGATCGCCAAGCTCAGCTCTGGCGCCGATCGCTTTGGCGCCTCGATCACGCATATCCTGACGGCAGTTTTCAAACAGCTTTGGCTGCGTCTGACCGGGCGGTTTCACCGCTTTGGCTATGCTGCGGTCAGTTTCGGAAAACCCCTGTCGCTGCGCGAGAATTCCGGGATAGCGCGCGACCCCGAGGCCCTGTCGCACACCCTGATGGACCGCGTCGCCGAGATTGTTCCGGTCCTGCCGGTGCCTTTGGTGGCCCATGTCCTGATGCAGGGTCCGGCCAGCAAAGTGGTCTTGGCCGAAAGGTTCGAAGCGGCGCTTGGTACGCTCGCCCCCTCTCATGTGCACCTGCCGCGCAACGATCCTGCCTATGCGCTGGACTTCGGCCTGCGCGCCCTGATGCAGCGCGGCGCAGTGATCGACCAGACCGGCACCTACGTGATCCCGCACGAGACGCGCACCATCGTAACCTTCTACGCCAACTCGATCGCGCACCTGTTTCCGCCCAAAGGCTGA
- a CDS encoding protein meaA: MTETTKDRPWLIRTYAGHSTAEKSNALYRANLAKGQTGLSVAFDLPTQTGYDSDHILSKGEVGKVGVPVCHLGDMRTLFQDIPLDQMNTSMTINATAPWLLSLYIAVAEEQGADVTKLQGTVQNDLIKEYLSRGTYICPPKPSLKMIGDVAEYCYQHVPKWNPMNVCSYHLQEAGATPEQELSFALATAIAVLDELKPRVADEDFPALCGRISFFVNAGIRFVTEMCKMRAFVDLWDEILLERYGVDEAKYRRFRYGVQVNSLGLTEQQPENNVYRILIEMLAVTLSKKARARAVQLPAWNEALGLPRPWDQQWSMRMQQILAYETDLLEYDDLFENNPAVERKVQALKDGARAELANIESMGGAIGAIDYMKGRLVESNAERLGRIERNETVVVGVNRWTEGEASPLVGEDGGIMVVDPAVEQEQIGRLNAWRAERDAAAVKSALAALREAAAMGQNVMPASIACAKAGVTTGEWAGEMRAVHGEYRAPTGVSKAMSNKTEGLEDLRAMVDAVSDRLGRRLKFLVGKPGLDGHSNGAEQIAFRARDCGMDIDYEGIRLTPEQIVEAAGNGAHVIGLSILSGSHIPLVEEVMSRMREAGLGTPVVVGGIIPDEDAARLRAMGVAKVYTPKDFELNAIMRDVVTLADPQAVAAE, from the coding sequence ATGACCGAGACCACCAAAGATCGCCCCTGGCTGATCCGCACCTATGCGGGCCACTCGACCGCCGAAAAGTCGAATGCGCTGTACCGCGCCAACCTTGCCAAGGGCCAGACCGGCCTGTCGGTCGCTTTCGATCTGCCGACCCAGACCGGCTATGACAGCGATCACATCCTGAGCAAGGGCGAGGTCGGCAAGGTCGGCGTGCCGGTCTGCCATCTGGGCGACATGCGCACCCTGTTTCAGGATATCCCGCTGGACCAGATGAACACCTCGATGACGATCAACGCGACGGCGCCCTGGCTGCTGTCTTTGTATATCGCGGTGGCCGAGGAACAGGGCGCGGATGTGACCAAGCTGCAAGGCACGGTGCAAAATGACCTGATCAAGGAATACCTGTCGCGCGGCACCTATATCTGTCCGCCGAAACCCAGCCTGAAGATGATCGGCGACGTGGCGGAATACTGTTATCAGCATGTGCCGAAATGGAACCCGATGAACGTGTGTTCCTATCACCTGCAAGAGGCGGGCGCGACGCCGGAACAGGAACTGTCCTTTGCGCTGGCCACCGCCATCGCGGTTCTGGACGAGCTGAAACCGCGCGTCGCGGATGAGGATTTCCCGGCGCTTTGCGGGCGGATTTCGTTTTTCGTGAACGCGGGCATCCGCTTTGTCACCGAGATGTGCAAGATGCGCGCCTTTGTCGATCTGTGGGACGAGATCCTGCTGGAGCGTTACGGCGTGGACGAGGCCAAGTACCGCAGGTTCCGCTATGGCGTGCAGGTCAACAGCCTTGGCCTGACGGAACAGCAGCCGGAAAACAACGTCTACCGGATTTTGATCGAAATGCTGGCGGTGACGCTGTCGAAAAAGGCCCGGGCGCGCGCCGTGCAGCTGCCTGCCTGGAACGAGGCGCTGGGCCTGCCGCGCCCCTGGGATCAGCAGTGGTCGATGCGGATGCAGCAGATCCTGGCCTATGAAACCGACCTGTTGGAATATGACGACCTGTTCGAAAACAACCCGGCCGTGGAACGCAAGGTGCAGGCGCTGAAAGACGGCGCGCGGGCGGAACTGGCAAACATCGAATCCATGGGCGGCGCAATTGGCGCGATCGACTACATGAAGGGCCGGTTGGTCGAGTCGAATGCCGAACGGCTGGGTCGGATCGAGCGCAACGAAACGGTCGTCGTCGGCGTGAACCGCTGGACCGAGGGCGAAGCCTCGCCCCTGGTCGGGGAAGACGGCGGCATCATGGTGGTCGACCCGGCGGTGGAACAGGAACAGATCGGGCGGCTGAATGCATGGCGGGCCGAGCGCGACGCGGCGGCGGTCAAATCCGCGCTGGCGGCGCTGCGCGAGGCGGCCGCAATGGGCCAGAACGTCATGCCGGCGTCGATTGCCTGCGCCAAGGCCGGGGTGACCACAGGCGAATGGGCGGGCGAAATGCGCGCCGTGCATGGCGAATACCGCGCGCCCACAGGTGTGTCCAAGGCCATGTCGAACAAGACCGAAGGGCTGGAGGATCTGCGCGCCATGGTCGACGCGGTATCTGACCGCCTTGGCCGCCGGTTGAAGTTCCTGGTGGGCAAGCCGGGGCTGGACGGGCATTCGAACGGCGCCGAGCAGATCGCCTTTCGCGCGCGCGACTGCGGGATGGACATCGACTATGAGGGCATCCGCCTGACGCCCGAACAGATCGTCGAGGCGGCGGGCAATGGTGCCCATGTGATCGGTCTGTCGATCCTGTCGGGCAGCCATATCCCGCTGGTCGAAGAGGTCATGTCCCGCATGCGCGAGGCCGGTCTGGGCACCCCGGTGGTGGTCGGCGGGATCATCCCCGACGAGGACGCGGCGCGGCTGAGGGCGATGGGTGTGGCCAAGGTCTATACCCCCAAGGATTTCGAGCTGAACGCGATCATGCGCGATGTCGTGACGCTGGCCGATCCGCAGGCCGTAGCTGCCGAATAA
- a CDS encoding H-NS histone family protein encodes MNIDLDSLSQEELQTLIKDAQKALKSVDARRKAEAKRAAEKAAKEFGFSLDEVIGAGTKGSKGEPKYANPADASQTWTGRGRKPNWVIDALAAGKSLEDLTL; translated from the coding sequence ATGAATATCGATCTGGACAGCCTGTCCCAAGAAGAGCTGCAGACTTTGATCAAGGACGCGCAAAAGGCGTTGAAATCGGTCGATGCCCGCCGCAAGGCCGAAGCAAAACGCGCCGCCGAAAAGGCCGCGAAGGAATTCGGATTTTCGCTGGACGAGGTGATTGGCGCCGGCACCAAGGGGTCAAAGGGCGAACCAAAATACGCCAACCCCGCCGATGCCAGCCAGACCTGGACAGGACGTGGCCGCAAACCCAACTGGGTGATCGACGCCCTGGCCGCCGGCAAGTCGCTTGAAGATCTGACCCTGTGA
- the deoD gene encoding purine-nucleoside phosphorylase, whose product MTPHIAAQPGQIAPTVLMPGDPLRAEWAAQTFLDNPECVNRVRGMLGYTGTYKGHPVTIHGSGMGMPSLSIYANELITQYGAKTLIRIGSCGAMQESVGIRDVILAMTASSLSTPSRGIFKELNFAPCADYGLLRAAADVAAGRGVTHHVGGIYSSDVFYDERPDLTEQMTRHGILGVEMEAAELYNLAARHGVRALAVLTVSDHLITHEALPASERERSFGDMVEIALEAAFS is encoded by the coding sequence ATGACCCCTCATATCGCGGCTCAGCCGGGGCAGATTGCGCCGACTGTCCTGATGCCCGGGGATCCGCTGCGCGCGGAATGGGCGGCCCAGACTTTTCTGGACAATCCTGAATGCGTGAACCGGGTGCGCGGGATGCTGGGCTATACTGGCACCTACAAGGGGCATCCGGTCACGATCCACGGGTCGGGCATGGGAATGCCCAGCCTGTCGATTTATGCCAATGAGCTGATCACGCAATACGGGGCAAAGACGCTTATCCGAATTGGCTCTTGCGGGGCAATGCAGGAAAGCGTCGGCATTCGGGATGTCATTCTTGCCATGACGGCATCGTCCCTGTCCACGCCATCGCGCGGGATATTCAAGGAATTGAATTTCGCCCCTTGCGCGGATTATGGTCTTTTGCGTGCCGCCGCCGATGTGGCCGCCGGGCGCGGTGTGACCCATCACGTGGGCGGCATTTATTCGTCGGATGTGTTTTATGACGAACGCCCCGACCTGACCGAACAGATGACCCGCCACGGCATTCTGGGCGTCGAAATGGAGGCAGCCGAACTGTATAATCTGGCGGCCCGTCACGGCGTGCGTGCACTGGCGGTTCTGACCGTGTCGGACCACCTCATCACCCACGAGGCCCTGCCCGCATCCGAGCGCGAGCGGTCCTTTGGCGACATGGTGGAAATCGCGCTGGAAGCCGCCTTTTCCTGA
- a CDS encoding serine hydroxymethyltransferase: MLKPRAWVPKASEALVQRIAGEVAQQDAETLSTRIEALASQSREIHERDCFNLNPATNVMNPRAEALLASGMGVRPSLGYPGDKYETGLEAIEEVEVIAAELAAEVFGARYAEIRVGSGAMANLYAFMALARPGDTIIAPPATIGGHVTHHGDGCAGLYGLKTVPAPVDADGYTLDLDGLWRQAQEARPKVITVGGSLNLWPHDVAGVREIADSVGATVLFDAAHQCGLIAGRVWDNPLAAGAHVMTMSTYKSLGGPPSGLIVTNDAAVAERLDAIAFPGMTANFDAAKSAALAVSLLDWRDFGPDYARAMIAVAQALAAALAQEGLEVFGAEKGFTASHQFALKAAPLGGGQAASQRLRKAGFLTCGIGLPLPEVPGDLNGLRIGTPEIVRWGMGVQDMPRLGALIAQALRRNDPEALASEVADWRRSFDRVHFVHG; the protein is encoded by the coding sequence ATGCTGAAACCCCGCGCATGGGTGCCAAAAGCCTCGGAAGCCTTGGTGCAAAGGATCGCAGGCGAAGTGGCGCAACAGGACGCCGAAACGCTGAGCACGCGGATCGAGGCGCTGGCCTCGCAGTCGCGCGAAATCCACGAACGGGACTGTTTCAACCTGAACCCCGCCACCAACGTGATGAATCCACGGGCCGAGGCGCTGCTGGCCTCGGGGATGGGGGTGCGGCCATCGCTGGGCTATCCCGGCGACAAATACGAAACCGGGCTGGAAGCCATAGAAGAGGTCGAGGTGATTGCCGCCGAACTGGCCGCGGAGGTTTTCGGCGCGCGCTATGCGGAAATCCGCGTCGGCTCGGGCGCGATGGCGAACCTTTATGCCTTTATGGCGCTGGCGCGTCCGGGCGACACCATCATCGCGCCCCCGGCTACGATCGGCGGGCATGTGACCCATCATGGCGATGGCTGCGCCGGGCTGTACGGGCTGAAAACCGTCCCTGCCCCGGTCGATGCGGATGGCTATACGCTGGATCTGGACGGGCTGTGGCGACAGGCGCAGGAAGCGCGGCCCAAGGTGATCACCGTGGGCGGATCGCTGAACCTGTGGCCCCATGACGTGGCCGGGGTCCGCGAGATTGCCGATAGCGTCGGCGCGACGGTCCTGTTCGACGCCGCCCACCAATGCGGGCTGATCGCCGGACGCGTCTGGGACAACCCGCTGGCAGCGGGCGCGCATGTGATGACCATGAGCACCTACAAAAGCCTTGGCGGCCCGCCCTCGGGGCTGATCGTGACCAATGACGCGGCGGTTGCCGAGCGGCTGGATGCCATCGCCTTTCCCGGCATGACGGCGAATTTCGACGCGGCGAAATCGGCGGCGCTGGCTGTCAGCCTGCTGGACTGGCGCGATTTCGGCCCGGATTATGCGCGCGCCATGATCGCGGTGGCGCAGGCCCTGGCGGCGGCGCTGGCGCAGGAAGGGCTGGAGGTGTTCGGGGCCGAAAAGGGCTTTACCGCGTCGCACCAGTTCGCCCTGAAGGCCGCGCCGCTGGGTGGCGGTCAGGCCGCGTCGCAGCGGTTGCGCAAGGCCGGGTTCCTGACCTGCGGGATCGGACTGCCCCTGCCCGAGGTGCCGGGCGATTTGAACGGGTTGCGGATCGGCACGCCCGAGATCGTGCGCTGGGGCATGGGCGTGCAGGACATGCCGCGCCTTGGCGCGCTGATCGCGCAGGCGCTGCGCCGCAACGACCCCGAGGCGCTGGCGTCCGAGGTGGCTGATTGGCGGCGCTCGTTTGACCGGGTGCATTTCGTGCACGGCTAG
- a CDS encoding urea carboxylase-associated family protein has protein sequence MSQPPTDADARRSIPPVICYPNDTLPVPDMALYASALATARVTDTATAAPRDACHFHVPGGCFFRITCTDGPQVGDLNLWHAQDLSERFYSGKTRALHGTHLTTGERLWSAFPHLRPMATIVEDTLDWYGIDKFGGAVHDVIGTRCDPYTGNLLQGTQYHHCCHSNLTRALAQATGLRADQAEPHVHDVLNVFMCTGFTRDTGQYFMKASPVRPGDHLTFFAEIDLLGALSACPGGDCSSEHSSDSAACHPLRVDILTPDPDSLTGWQEPAKNGYDRSHGL, from the coding sequence ATGTCACAGCCCCCCACCGACGCCGACGCCCGCCGCTCCATCCCGCCGGTGATCTGCTACCCCAATGACACGCTGCCCGTGCCCGACATGGCGCTTTACGCAAGCGCGCTGGCCACCGCCCGGGTAACCGACACGGCCACCGCCGCCCCGCGCGACGCCTGCCATTTCCACGTCCCCGGTGGCTGCTTCTTTCGCATCACCTGCACCGACGGCCCGCAGGTCGGCGATCTGAACCTGTGGCACGCGCAGGACCTGTCCGAACGCTTCTACTCGGGCAAGACCCGCGCCCTGCATGGCACCCACCTGACCACCGGCGAACGCCTGTGGTCGGCCTTTCCGCACCTGCGCCCCATGGCTACCATCGTCGAGGATACGCTGGACTGGTACGGCATCGACAAATTCGGCGGCGCGGTGCACGACGTGATCGGCACGCGCTGCGATCCCTATACCGGCAACCTGCTGCAGGGCACGCAATACCACCACTGCTGCCATTCCAACCTGACCCGCGCGCTGGCGCAGGCGACGGGGCTGCGCGCCGATCAGGCCGAACCGCATGTACACGACGTGCTCAATGTCTTCATGTGCACCGGCTTTACCCGCGACACCGGCCAATATTTCATGAAGGCCAGCCCGGTGCGCCCCGGCGATCACCTGACCTTTTTCGCGGAAATCGACCTGCTCGGCGCGCTCAGCGCCTGCCCGGGTGGTGATTGCAGCAGCGAACACAGTTCGGACAGCGCCGCCTGCCACCCGCTGCGGGTCGACATCCTGACACCGGACCCGGACAGCCTGACCGGCTGGCAAGAGCCCGCGAAAAACGGCTACGACCGCAGCCACGGCCTGTAG
- a CDS encoding succinate dehydrogenase iron-sulfur subunit encodes MVQFTLPKNSKIRTGKTWPKPEGATNTRKFQIYRWSPDDGENPRVDTYFVDMDKCGPMVLDALIKIKNEIDPTLTFRRSCREGICGSCAMNIDGINTLACIYGLDEIKGDVKIYPLPHMPVVRDLIPDLTHFYAQHASIMPWLETKTNRPAKEWKQSIEDRKKLDGLYECVMCASCSTSCPSYWWNGDRYLGPAALLHAYRWIIDSRDEATGERLDELEDPFKLYRCHTIMNCARTCPKGLNPALAIAEIKKMMVERAV; translated from the coding sequence ATGGTTCAATTCACCCTCCCCAAGAATTCCAAGATCCGCACGGGCAAGACTTGGCCCAAGCCGGAAGGGGCAACCAACACCCGCAAGTTCCAGATCTACCGCTGGTCGCCCGATGACGGCGAAAACCCCCGCGTCGACACCTATTTCGTCGACATGGACAAATGCGGTCCGATGGTTCTGGACGCGCTGATCAAGATCAAGAACGAGATTGATCCCACCCTGACCTTCCGCCGGTCCTGCCGTGAAGGCATCTGTGGCTCTTGTGCGATGAACATCGACGGGATCAACACGCTGGCCTGCATCTACGGGCTGGATGAAATCAAGGGCGACGTCAAAATCTATCCGCTGCCGCACATGCCGGTGGTGCGCGACCTGATCCCAGACCTGACGCATTTCTACGCCCAGCACGCCAGCATCATGCCCTGGCTGGAAACCAAGACGAACCGCCCCGCCAAGGAATGGAAGCAGTCCATCGAGGACCGCAAGAAACTTGATGGCCTGTATGAATGCGTGATGTGCGCGTCCTGCTCGACGTCCTGCCCGTCCTACTGGTGGAACGGCGACCGTTACCTTGGACCGGCCGCGCTGCTGCACGCCTACCGCTGGATCATCGACAGCCGCGACGAGGCAACGGGCGAACGCCTGGACGAACTCGAAGACCCGTTCAAGCTGTACCGCTGCCACACGATCATGAACTGCGCCCGGACCTGCCCCAAGGGGCTGAACCCGGCGCTGGCGATTGCCGAGATCAAGAAGATGATGGTCGAACGCGCCGTCTGA